The Solea senegalensis isolate Sse05_10M linkage group LG18, IFAPA_SoseM_1, whole genome shotgun sequence DNA segment acagtcacagctcgGAACTACTGGCAACCatctgcaaaacaacaacagttgcaCAAGCATCATGGAAATGATGACAGGACTCATTTACTCACTGATCAATCCCATTGAATCATTGCCTTCGTATGCTGTTGGATTGTTTTGTTTAAGGAAACGTGAACTTAATGCATAAGACATCTGACACCTACTGTAGTTTGCTCACTATAATAACTAGTCCTGAGATTTGAATAATGTAATTGTTTTGACATGCGCAATTATTTAGCAGATCAATGTACAAATGACAGAAGCACAAAATGAAGCTGCAAAGCTTACCTATATTTTCTACTAGTGGAAGAAgtaaataacagtaataataagagTATTATAGTGATTTAGTGATTGTTCCTTTGTGTGCAATCACAAAGACTGTTGGTTTGGGCGCTGTGTGAGGAGTTCACCAGGAAAAGACACTGAGAGGATAAAAAAAGGatcatttaaaatactgtatttattactACAGTGTCACCTCAAAATGCATATTCCactcacaacaaacacataccTCCTTATGGTAGTGTGACCTTGTACTGTATATCTGACAGTGATCCTCAAACAAAAGACTATTACCCGTTGTTATTGTTCACAGCATTTTTGCCTCTCAGTCAAGTGTTACTTTTCACAGACGCGTTGCAAACACAGAGTTTGTATGAGTCAGTTTGTGTGGTCGGCAGAGTAAGTGGCAGAAGTTTGAaagttgtcctttttttcattgTAATTACTTCACAGATGGACAAAGTGTAAAAATCCAACATCTGAATTTCTATTTATTCAGATGTGTAGATATAGATGTAGATTCTATTTCAACTAAGTGGTATATACTTTATAATAAGACTGACCTTTAAGATGTCTTGCTGATTAAACTGGAGGAAAAATAATGATGACACTGTTAAAATAGCTGGGAATCATTCAGTTGATGCCAAAATGACACATTGGACAAAATATATCACATACAGAAAACTCTGCTCATTTTTAAGGatttataacattaataacatcCTTCTACAAGTGCAGGTGCAAACTAATCCTCTGAAgaagtgtttgtttctgttaaaCAGACCACTAGAGGGCGACCACAGCATTGTTGTGATGtgaaatttgactttttaaccTGATTCACGTGTGCTGCAgcactttgaaaaaaaacgtACAATAAACCATTGAACTTAAACCACaggaataaaatattatatttatattgcaTATTAAGATGGGTTTAAGAGATCAAATATTAcaagatatttagttttttattattatttaaccaaTATTTGACTTGTTCAATGACGGGGAGGTCTCAatgaaacacacgcacacacagacagagagataatATGTCAAATAGCCCAAGCTGAGTCATTTACTCCCTTGTCAAGTCAAGTGAATCTTTTAATGGGAtcataaaaaaagttatttctgGACACTTTCCATAAAAAAAGCCAGTCTACACTGGTTTCATCCATTCCCCCATGAGCGAGCAGCTGGCAACAAAGACTCAcactcttgtttgtgtgtctgtgtatgatgTACACACATCTTCGGAAACACAGAGTAAAAGGTGTACTTTgccagttttatttgttttttccttccCACAATCAAATATTGGACTATGGCTGTTAGTGTAGATGCTATGACAGCAGAGGCTACAGGCTGGGGCAGTCGGTTATATCCAGGGCAGAGACACACAGTAAGAGTGAAAGTAAGGTAACACACATAGGGAAAAGCAAACAACAGTTTGCTTTTGCCATTGCACCGACCTTTCCTCCACTAAATCTCTAATTGAATCATTATTTAATAGCTGCTTCccggttattattattattatttttattaatgacTTGAGTTGTGAACCCATGAGCTGCATGTGTCTCTTATTCCCCTTGATCTCAAGCACACTTGTCTGTTCCTCTGTGGTGACGACCTCTATCCCAGTAGGCTCTGGGCTAAGAAATCCAGTGCACTTCAGTGGCATAATAGGGGCTTGAGTCTTCATACATTCAAGGAGACATCTACTGGCAAATCctgtgtgtccatgtccacAGCACAAATTTCATGTGCCTCAGCATTGTTCGCTGGAATCGCTGCAGGGTAGAAACTCTAATATAATCCCCTTAACAACAGAGTCAAGTGCAGTCTAATCCCACAAGCATAATATGAGGTAACACATTGCACGGagaatgttattatttttttaatcatttggactgtatttacagtatttacaatCATTTCAGTCACAGTGTGTAgctataaaaataacatttcacaTACTATATGGTCAAAGATAAAtacaacagaagaaaaaaataatactcaTCTTGAACACACGTGGACCCAAAgcattttatcttcattttgcCAAATGCGTAATAAACGATGTGAGACTGGCCTCTCCTCACAGGATCACTGACCGGTACAGAACTCAAGCACAGCCTGAATTGTCTCCTGGAGTTTTACAGCTCCTACTAAAATCTGCCTGAAGCAAAAAGAGCTTGGGCCCTGTGGTGCTGTAGTTTCTATTACATAATAACCTCTGCAATTAATGCAAATCCACACACAGGACAGCTTGTTGTATTCCGGCTGGTCCAAAAAGCTGACTTTAAAGATAACAAAATATCTTATCAATTGGAGTGAAATATCAAAATCCCCAACACAAATCCACACAAGTCATACATTTGGTGAAGAATTCAATGTTAGTATAGCACTTTAAACATAACAAAGTGCATCAAATGTATCTGTTTAAATTGTTCAAGTCATTTCAATGAATGTGCCTTTGGGCAATATTGCTACTGTAAAGCTTTGGGTGGCATTTCCTACAGAAGACGCCATCTTTAAACTTCCAACACTGCTTGGCTTTTTGCAGGTTTAGGCAGAGTATGTCTGTAGTCTGAATGATCTCAGATATTAACACACTTGTATGTGGGCGGTGTAAAACAGCGGAGATAAGATTAACTGGAGattaagacagaaaaaaaggaagtcaTCATTTTTGCTTCTTTGTTCTTTGAAATGCCAAACTGAAGAGTCATTCCACCAAAGGTATCTTAATGTCATTAGTGAATCTGTTTCAAATGCTCGACAACAGGTTTTTCCCCcctgtttaaatgaaaaatttGCTTTACTTGAAAAGTCAAGCCTTAACTTGCATTTGTCAGAATCACATGAATCCCAAAGCATGCTGGGCGTGGCCTCCATCTCTCCCGACCTGGGAGTGACTCTGAGCCCTGTGtccactcacaaacacacacattcccccCCTGATGCTAAGCAATGTTGGAGCTACATTTTGAAAGGTGATGGTGTAAATTGTTCTCTGTCAGGAGCTGTTTCCGATCTGTGTACTTCCCTTATGAAGAACCGGAAGGACAACAGGAACATGAGCATGCTAATGCTAAAACCAGATCATCCCCAATCTGCTTGAGCAGGCAATGACGCAGAGTTATGAAGACAGATATTCTGGAGGTTCCCTGGTTTGAAGGCATCTTCACTTGGCCACCTTATAGGTGCTCAGGTCTAGGGGCTCTTTGCTGGGCACGCACCAGTCGTCAGCCTCTTGACTCACTTTGTAGTTCTTGAGAGCAGTTTTGTTGTACACCGGCAACCTCTCAATGGAGTCTGTGGACAGAGCCTGAAGAGACAAGAAGCCACAGTGTTATTAGTATCCATGGTGATACGTCAAAATGTTGTTGTAGTATATaacttaaatataaaacatacatcTATGACATTGAAGCTGATTAACAATATCAGCTCTACaagacaaataacaacaacaacaacaaaaatcaccaaaaatgactgactgcagctttaaattctTCACTCATGGACAAAAAAGTGTTCCTTATACAATGTATTGTCAAAAGTCAGCCAAATGTATAATGAGCAACTTGAAAAACAGGCCTCTGGCTATAACTGAAGCCAGGAACATAATGAACTGACTCTTCAAGTCTCCAGAATTCAGTTTGTAAATAACAAAGGTAACATTTTGGCAAACACTGGCTGCGAGAGCTGTAAAGCTCTTTTTGTCAGTGGAagtctcatttatttttaccatgaGCTGCAGCAAAAATAGACAATGAAGACGATATTTATTCACAATGTCAGTGCCTAAATATGTTGCATAATACAAACGCAACATGCGCTGCTCGGGTTCCGAAGTTAAAACGCTCCAACTTTTCAGTTCCCTGAATCCATTCATTAACAGAAATGTGCAGCTGTATCCTGAAGAGTCCTGGTATTGAGTGCAGAGGAGTATTTAGAGGATTTAATGgtatatttgaatgaattttcaaagaaaaaaccCTATATAAAACATAGCAGAACACAGAGACGCTCCCTGAGCTGCACAAGATCATCACTGCAGCTGTCACATACTGCACATGCATCCAGCATGACCATTATGTCAGCCATTTAGACAATTGTCTAAGGCCGTTTAAGCTCTTGACATCCAGTTACAGTTTCATGCAAGACCAACACGTCTGGCTTGCCTTCAAGTAGATGACAGCATCTGTGCCGTGACCCTCCATGGAGTAAAGCTGCAGGTCCCCCTGGAAATACTTGGCATAGAGACGAGAGATGGGCAGACCGTAGCCAAAGCCAGCCTGAATAATGGAGGGGAGATCAAGATTTTTGAATGTCACATTACAAGCAAGTGTAACTAACAGGTTTGCTTGTTAAAAGGAAACCAAACTTTAAAGAGGTAAGAgtctaaataaaaaagattaaatgtaaaatatattaaCACTCGAAACGTGTTATTCTTATTCCTCTACTTACCAGTGGAGGCCGTGTGTATTCTCCTATCTGTGGAGCAGGAGCAGTGGAGTACATGTAGCTGAAAAGTTTCTCGATCCTCCGAAATGGGACACCACCGCCCTTATCACTCACCTACAGGAGGGGGCAGAAATAGAGGGGGGtggaggacaaagacagaggatgATGTGAGGCCTTGAGCATGAGAACATGGAGGAATTACCAGTCAGTGCCTGTTAGTGATGGTGAAGTTTTGGTGAAGAGTTGTGGTGGTAATTTACTTTAATGACTCAactgaatgaaacaaaaaaaaatttcatatTCACAGGTGAAGAAATCCCACTCATTACTGTAGACCATTTCAAAGTGTAATACACCAGCTATTAGTGTGTGCACTGAATATGATGGGAGGAAACAGAATgcaaaaccacagacacactttGCAAAAACAAAGCTGGGGAAGGAGCTGCTATTTTTACCATGGGCTAAAATGAGGGTCTAAACAGTGCGTTGTGTGTTTTACATATCCTTtgagacacatactgtatagtcTCACAGGCATTTAGTATCTATTGGTCTTGCCTCTGGAACAAAATGTGCACTATAAATAAAGTATTGGCTATAATGTACAACCgaaaaatgacattattcaTCCATGTTGTAATTTTCAACCCACCTTGATGGACATGTCCTCGCCTCCCAGAGATACCAGGACGTTAATGGGTGGTAGGTTGTTGCTGCTCTCATGTGTCTCAATGGTGGCTCGCATAGCATTCTACAAGAAAGGGGGAAATTATGGCAAAATAAGTGCCTTTTAACAGGGTTCTTGGAAATCATTGTACATTTCATTTGAGTGTACTGTACATACCTTGAAGAGCTCAAACAGCATGTGATACAGGTGAGAGGGCACGTATACCATGCTTATTGAATGGTTCTTGGTCTTACCTGCACAGGGAGGGAAAAcaatattcatttcattcaccACTAGGTTTTAATTCCACAGGTGGCAAATGATTCTGCTTCGCACTTGCTTTATGGTTCATGATGATGgagaggaaagtgtgtgtgtgtgtgtgtgtgtgtgtgtgtgtgtccacaaaGTAACGGCTTAGTGCTATAATTAGAAACCCGTCAAATCCATCTGGTTGAATGCAAGCTCACTTAAGACCACttacactgtatgtatacacagaAGGGCTGGCTTTGTTTGTTCTAAATTTAAAATATCACCAACCGACTACGAGGACGTCTGCCCCATTGGGACGGCATTTAATCTGCTGAATTAAAACAGTGTGATCTTACGGCTCATCTCATGTAGAATCAGGTCAGGGGAGCGGAAATAGTACTGGTCACACAGCATCTTGGCACTATTGAAGGCATCTGACAAAAAGCAGGGAGATACAAGAAGGTGAgatattgtgatatttacagccaaaagagacagacaggttatCTGATGACTTTAATTTATCAAACATAATTTGATATTTACCCTGAACTACATCTGCGACTTGACAGTGAGGGTCAATGCTGCCAATGGTGTTGGGGTGAACGGGGTTGGTGGTGCCATCAAAAATAAGAGCTGcagagaacaacaaaaaaacacacacattaatcaaAGAGCATCCAGTTGTGTATCTGTATTTCAGTACCAAAACCTGTTAGCTGGATTTGTCTTTACAAGATTAGGTcaaaaatgagtgaaaacaccTTTAACATGAAGCAATGTGTCAAACGGCATTTAATGTTAACTTTTAACAGCTTTTCATTGCTGCTGGTGTGTTTGACAGCTATTCAACAGTTATACAGTTTTAGAGATGAATGAAAGATAATAATGGCATGAACGTaagatttaaatgtcaaatcGGTCAAAAACATTCCCCTCATGCAACAGTAGTTTCCTAACACCACATTATCATAACAATGATATGAATCAACAATCTTTTGTTTCACATGACTGGAGTCACCTCTAAAAGCTGACAGTAACTAATAGTACTCTTAAAGTTTGCCGGCATGAGACGCATGCTGTCTTACTAATGTGCTAATTCAAGACTCTTATTTGTGACACATCCTGTATTGTATAAACAAGGTGACATGAACAATGCAATGCTTTTCTATGCATATGTTACTATCGTTTGACTTGAATTATGACATATTCTAATTTCTGTATAATCCACATTCTAACGAATAATACAACGGGTAAAAATAAACTATGCTCACTGTGCTGATTGATGAGCATACGGATGGAGATGCGGCTCAAGTAGAACCGGTCCAGAAAGTATTGGATGTTCTGGTTGGTCACTGGGTCCTGGGGGAAGGCCTCTTTGTACTCTATGATGCCCTGGGCCATGGTTGGCACGACATCATTGTGTCTGTTTCTGATGGTAACTAAGGCATCGACAAACCTGGGAAGGACGGACAAAAAGACATCCAGCCATGAGTTGTGAAGGGAAGGTGACACGTGAGGGGATGACTGTAATCGAGTATAAATCTGACGTTGTAAATGCATGTGACTCAATACTGTCCGATGACAGAAAATGCagtctaatgccaggtgtaaagggagCCTGAGTGTACATGGAACGCCGAGTctctttaaaacatgaaatccGATCACAAGCCAGCAGTTCAGaatgacacacatttgaaaCTTACTCTCCCAGGACTTTGTGGTCGTCAGGATGCCTGTCTAAGAATTCCAGGATCTCCATTAAACTCTGGATGTACCTGACAAAagtcataaacacacagagacatccattaaaatgcaaagtaacaaacaaatcattcacgtaaaataaaaagaagcaaTTCTATTTACTAATCCAAAGACATTATTGTCAGCTTGCATTTCTCACACTGGAAAGAACAACAGACCCGTTGAAAACAAGGTCATGTGACTCGTGACGAGAAACTAGGGTAAAGTTCACAGCTGAAAGCACCTCCCCCACTCTTGATGGCATGGTCATCGGCTGCTTTTCAAATACTGAGCCTGATGTTGACACAGTGAGGAAATATAGAGCAGTAAACAAGTCATGAGCTATGGCTGTTTACCTCTCAGTCACGAGTGGATGGAACACAGAGGCTGAAGTGGTTTCAGTGGATTATCACAGTGGCTGAAATCCACATGCATAttttcctctgttgtgttttgataCAGTACTGTGCTACAGACTCAGGCTACAGTTGgatttgttcatttatcaatgcttccagaaaacacaggaagtatGTATACAGTAAGAGTACGTGTAAGTGTCAACAGTTTGGTGTGATCTACCCTTATACCTGAACGACAGCTCGTAAAACTTATTCATCTTAAAACAttcatgttgaaaaatatcttCAACAatagacttttgcacagtactgtaaacACTTTCCAAAGAGGTTggataataatataacatagcAATGCATATATCCACATCCCTCTGTTTGACTTACCAGCTCTGGACCGTTTGCACAGACGGTGTTGTGAGCAGTTTATCAGGCAAGAGGTTGATTTCCTTCATAATGTTTGAAAGCCTCACGGGGAGTTCCTGCCTCAAAAAGACAAAGGACGTCTTCTCACAAGCGTTGATGGAACCTGAgtagacacagagacaaaaccaAAGTCATGTACAGCCTCTATCTGTGAGtttaataagataataaaacaaagacactctaaattgaccacctTCTGcaagcctcatgtggaggataaagcagtagaggatgtgagtgagtgaataatattttaatttaaagtcactggtgatgaaaatgaacattttttttaacaaatgtaatTTGCCCAGAGGCTAAAATCAACATCCCCTCTGtttgcacaaatataattattaataataataaacataacaataataatggtaataatgataataataataataatgtaactgCACAACTGCTGCTGGCGAAGACAACAAGTTCAGTTTTCTGTGTTACTATCACCCGTGGATGTTTTTCTGAAAAGGAGTTACATGACGGGAACTTGTTGAATCGAGGACGATGTTTTGACTGACCAGACCCAAGCAGGACAGAAATGTCAGGGTGCTCCTGAGCATGGCATCCAATCCCCCCATTAgaagataagtgctgcccatctggtgtgtaataaggatgggttaaatgcagaggtcaaattcactatcaataattggtgtgtgtgtgtgtgcaaaaatagatcattctaatgtttttttccactaaaaTGGGGCAACTGATGTTCCAACTGCATCCCAACAATGCCTCTAAGCTAATATCTCCACTGCTGTATGCAAACCTTCAGAGTGGTTTTCTCACAAAACTAATTTGAGGAGTGCTGACATTCAAATGCTTCAAATATTTGTAGATTGCCATGTGTTAGACATTATTGGAAGGCTTAGAAACTACAATTCgggaatctgtaaataactcaaaatgaaaaCTCGGGAGACAGACATGACGTGTATTTGTGCAGTACATAGACATTATATATTGTTTAGAAAATTCAGCCCAGGTGCACAAAAGCAATTAACCTGTAGAAATAAAGGTTGGGGTTGTTTGGATGTAGCCTGAATTTTGAACTGTTGGCAAATTGCAGATGTGAGAAACTCATGACCTtcaatcattttctttatatatatatatatatatatatatatatatatgtacatacattaaaaaagtaACAGCGCAACCTaatatcagtgtttgtgtctgtttatgtgcagaTTTTGCACAACAGCTGATTCTCACGGGGACAGTGTCCAGACAGGACAACGAACTGAGCTGACGCAACTCTGTGCAGTCATGAGCACTATTCTGCTGCCTCAGAGCCCAGCCTTCACAGGGGCAAGCCCGCACAACCTGCAGttctgcaaaacacacaaaacggCTCCAGCAGCATTTCACGCTACACCACATTATTATCCAGCAGTGCAGCAGTACTCACCGAAATCAATAAACTGCTTGATGGAGAGCGGCGACGGGGAGAATTTGGAGAAATGCTCGATATGTTTGGGCACACTGGCCAAAGCAGCATTCTTCATGATAAACCTGACGAGCTTCATTGTTGCTGCAAATGTTCCTCTGTGTCCAAACCTGAGGGTCCGCGCAACTCGCCCGAGCCGAACCGTCCTCGCGAACATGCCTCCGAATGAGGAGTCAGTGGCGAAGCAGCTGCAGGACATCCACAGGAGCTCCAGCCAATCACGGGGCGCAACTGTTTATTTACGTGCTCCTGATGGCCAATAGGAATCCCCGGGGGGCGGGGTTTGTTGGGATCGTTTACAGACTGGgaacacttgtgtttttttttctttttctgattgTGTAATAGATTTCcagtaacaacaataatactgtTGTGACATGTACAACGGTGACTTTGGACATTTTTACCATCCCTTCATCTTCTAAACTAACCATGACAGAGTAAAAATATGTTTGACAAAGTAAGACATTTCAAATACGGAAGAGTTTTGGCCTGAAGTGATCCAGCACTTAAACAACTGTGCCAATCAATATTTGCCGCATCATTGGATTGTTGAAGTATTGTTGTAACACTTTAAAACAGGGAAGTCACCAAAGGATTAACTGATTATTGACTAATTATTAGATAATGACCAGTTGGTCAATAGTTAATCACCACACAATGACAAACTAGTGGTCATTCAATATTTTTCTGcatcatttattgtgtttccatAACAAGACAGAAAATATGCTACAGGTGCATGGGTAAATGTGACCTTGTCTGCTGCCAGAGTCCTGAGCAACAGCAAGAAAATGGACCATATCACACCTGTCCTTAAATCACTGCACTGGCTCCCTGTGTGTCAAAGGACCGTGTTTAAAATCCTGTACTGTCTTGGGCTGCTCGTTGGGTATGAAGCATCCAGACCCCTCAGGTCATCAGGGACAGGTTTACTCAGAGTCCCCAGGGTCAGAACCAAGCAGGGCCAAGCTGCATTTAGCTTCTATAgtcctcacctgtggaacaagcTCCCTGAACACCTGAGGTGTGCACAAACTGTCAGCTTGTTTAAATCCGGGTTGAAAACATTACTGTTTACTGCAGCTTTCTGATGTTGCCAATTTTAACCACTTTAACTTTCACATCTGCttgtttaatgatgtttaatgattttaaattacatcccaatgttttattaattttgagTTAACAGAGGCTTTTTCTATTTGGTGTTTCTCTGAGTTAAAGGGAGTAAAGAGCACTTGTGAGTGGGAGTGTAAAGCCCTGTGACTTTCACATCGAGGACACATAAGGGAGGgcaaacacagaacagatgAACAATTCTTGTCTgcttgattaaaaatgtttcaatgttataaattgtttttatttcttatttctttatttctttttaaattgattttgttttaatatccAATGTATTTGCTTGCTTCTGTAAAGCACTATGAATTGCCTTGTGTAAGAATGGTGcgatacaaataaacttgccttgccttTCACCTGGAGACATAGACCTTTTCCCAGGTTTTCTCAAGGTTCTGAATCTTTCCAGTGTTCATTTTTGAGAAAGATTTGCCTTTGTTCGAACACTACTGTCTTCCTGTTGTTGGCACATTTTTAACCTGGCTTGAATTCACAGTCTTCACCTTTGATTTCCACAAACTCTGTATGAGCATGGCATGGAAAAGAGCTCAGTTTGGAGTAAACAAACGCTTCTTTGTCGTCATCTGCATGATAACACAGTCACACTCCCCACTGTTGACGGACATACGTTCACCCTCTGTGAATCATCCTCCTGAAACGTGCAACCAATGCTTCCAAACAGAAACGCTTGTCAGGGAACAGAGTGTCCAGGTCAAATTTCCTGTGACATAAGCAACGAATGTGTCAGTATTACCAATGGGGGGGTCACGCTTTCTGCGTTATGTGGAGTAAAAGAAGCCAAGGTCGGACCACAGACTCTTTTGGAGACAGACTCTGTTCAATTTCTGACAGAAAgtgtataaaacaaacaaaaaaacacaccagttaGACACACATGGAGCCCTTAATCAcatgaaataatacaaataagCTCACATATGACAAGAAAACAttagaaaatgtataaaaaaagaaagcacaagGCAGGAAAAGGTCACATGGGTCTTTCCTGGAATGACATTGCAGTAACACGTCactgaaaaatgtaatattttatttctcttgTGCTCTCTGACAGCGGACTATTAAACAAGCTGATCCCTGCCAGACAAGAACAATACagattttaattatattattttcaaatcacaCTTTGGTCGGTTTCACCTTCATTGCACTACACTACCTGCATTCATGCTCTGACAGAGTTTAATCTTGTCACACCTGCAAGCTATTTCGatcctttagtgataaaagcTGTCaatatgacacacacagtgtctgcattttttgtgtgtgttttgctcgTAGTCGTGTGcaaatgtctgcaaaagataCTTGTCATGCGACGCATTTCAATGTGTGTGGCaggaacatatatatataaaaaaagtgtcactCAGCTGAAGGttctcatagacataatgcatttcctacCCTAaccccttaaccatcacaactaaatctCTCACCCTAACCCTGAAACCAAGTCTTCTCCTCCCTACTGgtgtttttggtcctcacaaagagacgcttacaagaacacacacacgtgcacaaacacattcactctcagtTACCTCTGTCACACTGAGCTTTCCCCCagtaatttcattgtttcttgaGCAATAATCGCACAAGGTAAACTCACTGTACATGGAATGTTAAAGTCCCATTTTCAGCCGCTATACTGATGTAACTCTGAGAAACTGACACACAAAGTCTTTAAACCTTAAACGTCCCACACAGGTCTTCCGAGGACAATCAAAAACTGTGatcagtgacatgaacttaGCCTCGGCCTTTACCATTACGCCCCCCGATGTTCAGGAGGAATAAACCCAGAAAGTAcaaatgaatatactgtatggcTCCTACATTAACACTCGATATGTATCAGTAGATCAACATTGATTCATGTGTTGTATGCAGATTTGTAATGTGGGGAAAAGAGCACAAGAGTAAACTACTAATGCAAACTAGCTAGTAGTTCGCAAGGCTTTAGTTGTGGTTTAGTAATCCTGATTTTAGTGGAGACCCAGATCAATACTCAGGATTAGCAGATATCATGAGTTTTGATGATGGaacaagtaaaaaataaaaaaaataaaaaagtcaaatcaggACATCACTGAATGACAATGTCTCTGCAAGTGTACCTTTAACAAACCAATGGATAGA contains these protein-coding regions:
- the pdk2a gene encoding pyruvate dehydrogenase (acetyl-transferring) kinase isozyme 2, mitochondrial, whose product is MFARTVRLGRVARTLRFGHRGTFAATMKLVRFIMKNAALASVPKHIEHFSKFSPSPLSIKQFIDFGSINACEKTSFVFLRQELPVRLSNIMKEINLLPDKLLTTPSVQTVQSWYIQSLMEILEFLDRHPDDHKVLGEFVDALVTIRNRHNDVVPTMAQGIIEYKEAFPQDPVTNQNIQYFLDRFYLSRISIRMLINQHTLIFDGTTNPVHPNTIGSIDPHCQVADVVQDAFNSAKMLCDQYYFRSPDLILHEMSRKTKNHSISMVYVPSHLYHMLFELFKNAMRATIETHESSNNLPPINVLVSLGGEDMSIKVSDKGGGVPFRRIEKLFSYMYSTAPAPQIGEYTRPPLAGFGYGLPISRLYAKYFQGDLQLYSMEGHGTDAVIYLKALSTDSIERLPVYNKTALKNYKVSQEADDWCVPSKEPLDLSTYKVAK